One stretch of Dokdonia sp. Hel_I_53 DNA includes these proteins:
- a CDS encoding RNA polymerase sigma factor has product MTTKESKFTQLIKDNEGIIYKIVMTYADNREDQMDLYQDVVLQLWKGYDSFKGDSKISTWMYRVALNTSFSFIRKEKRKVKSIALDHIHLVYEVKDQLLEERVRELYAQIKQLNDIEKGIMLLLLEGKKYEEIANITGFSKTAISTRISRIKEKLKKQLVN; this is encoded by the coding sequence TTGACTACAAAAGAATCAAAATTTACTCAGCTTATAAAAGATAATGAGGGTATTATCTATAAAATAGTGATGACTTATGCTGATAATCGAGAAGACCAAATGGACTTATATCAAGATGTCGTTTTGCAGTTATGGAAGGGTTACGATAGCTTTAAAGGAGATTCTAAAATAAGTACTTGGATGTATCGTGTGGCACTTAATACCTCTTTCAGTTTTATACGTAAAGAAAAACGTAAAGTAAAGTCAATTGCTTTAGATCATATTCATCTTGTTTATGAAGTAAAGGACCAATTACTAGAAGAAAGGGTTAGGGAACTTTATGCTCAAATAAAACAATTAAATGATATAGAAAAAGGTATTATGTTGTTATTGCTAGAGGGTAAGAAATATGAAGAAATTGCAAACATAACAGGATTTTCAAAAACAGCTATAAGCACTAGAATCTCACGCATTAAAGAAAAACTAAAAAAGCAACTTGTTAACTAG